GTAAAAACGATCAAAGTACCTTGGGCAGAAAAGTCGAGTCGAACGACTTTATTATTTGAACGTTTTGCTATTGAGTTATTACTGGCCTCCAAAAACCAGAGCAAAACGGCACAATTTTTACGGATCAGCTTTGATATGCTTCATCATATAATGAGCAAAGCAGTGGAACGCGGGCTATCACGCCGAACGGAAGAGGACATTAAATATATCGGGATAGATGAGAAGAGTATGAAAAGAGGTCATACTTATGTAAGCGTATTATCCGATAGTGAAAGAAGACGTGTAATAGATGTAAGTGAAGGTCGCACAACAAGCTCTGCCAGTTCGTTAATAAACAAGGGATTAACAGAGAAACAAAAGGAGGGCCTCAAAGCGGTCAGTATGGATATGTGGAAAGCTTTTATTAAAGCTGTTCAAAAGGAGCTTCCCAATGCTTCCATAGTGCATGACAAATTTCATATAATGAAGTATTTAAATGATGGAGTGGATAAAACCAGACGAGAGGAAGCCCGTAAATTACAAAAATCTAATGATAAAACCTTAGTGAAAAGTAAATATTTATTTTTAAAGAATCCGGAAAATATGACGGACAAGCAATTATCGCGTTTCAGAAAAATTCAAGAACTTAACCTTATCACTTCCCAGGCTTGGGCGGCCAAAGAGAACTTCAAAGAATTCTTTAGGAGTGAAACAATAAATGATGCGAAATTCTTTTTTGCGGAATGGTATCAGGATATTAAGGGACGTTCTTTAAATAAAATGATTAAAGTAGCAAAAATGCTCATTGCTCATTCAGATGGCTTATTAAACTATATAAGATATCAGATAGATAATTCAGTAGCCAAATGGTTGAACGGCAAGATACAGGAGATAAAAACAGTTGGTAGAGGCTTTAGAAAATTTGAAAATTTTAGGATAGCAATACTTTTCTTTCTTGGTAAATTAGACCTTTTTCCACAGGAATCCCAGTAGAGCCTTTATATTTTATCAGTGGTTCACTCTAAAAAAAGTGATTTGTCATTCGAACGAAGAGAGAGAGCTTTTAAAGGATTTTCTTACCGGAATCGTAGAAAAACCTTTTTAGAGCGAACGCATCATTGTTTTGATTTGTAAAGGAGTTTTGACATGAAGCAAGTTTGCCCGCAATGCGCCACGCCGATTTCCCGTCGCTGGTTATTATTGGGTTCTCCGGGCGAGACATATACCTGCCCGAATTGTAAGACGAATTTTCAATGGACGGGAAAACGCTACCTGGTAAGTTTTCTGGCCGGCTTACTGGGCGCTTTACCCATTCTTCTTTTCTTTTATTTTGATCTTAAGGGGCTTTCTCTTTTGACGGTTGGATTAATCTATCTGGGAATTTTAGCCTTTGACATCTTCTTTGTCCTGGCCGTACCGGGTCAGTTCCGCGCCCGCGGCAGAGCGTAGATTGGGGACAGAACGCTCCGCATGGTAATAACGCGAAACCTTTAAGAGAAATTGATAGCCGGCTGAAGCCATTCATTCCGGGTCGCGCCTGGTCGTTGTGCTACGTCAAATAGCTATTTGCGCAGCTTACGTCGTAAGACCGGAGGGCTTTCCCATAGGTTTCGACGTTTAATTTTAAACCGCTCAATTAAATTCAAAGGCAGCAAAGCCGCAACCTAAAACAACCGCAATGCGTGCAAAGTAATTCTCTCGCAGATTACGCCAATAATCGCAGAAAAAGATTAAACAAATTATTTTAAGCAACCACAGAGCGCACAGAGAAGTCGCAAAGGCGCAAAGAATGTTAAAAATTAAAT
This sequence is a window from Caldithrix abyssi DSM 13497. Protein-coding genes within it:
- a CDS encoding ISL3 family transposase, coding for MKDKELFKQILGLSHPWEVSKVDLDIANEEVEIEIIYKSKKGFCPECEVEYDIYDHREKRRWRHLDTCQMKTYIVCKVPRIKCKEHGVKTIKVPWAEKSSRTTLLFERFAIELLLASKNQSKTAQFLRISFDMLHHIMSKAVERGLSRRTEEDIKYIGIDEKSMKRGHTYVSVLSDSERRRVIDVSEGRTTSSASSLINKGLTEKQKEGLKAVSMDMWKAFIKAVQKELPNASIVHDKFHIMKYLNDGVDKTRREEARKLQKSNDKTLVKSKYLFLKNPENMTDKQLSRFRKIQELNLITSQAWAAKENFKEFFRSETINDAKFFFAEWYQDIKGRSLNKMIKVAKMLIAHSDGLLNYIRYQIDNSVAKWLNGKIQEIKTVGRGFRKFENFRIAILFFLGKLDLFPQESQ